Within the Bacillus pumilus genome, the region TGCTGTTCAAAAAGCATGTCGATTTTTAAAAACCATTCAATTAGAAGATGGCAGCTTCGGAGAATCGTGTAAAAGTTCAGAGGTTAAAAGATATGTCCCGCTTCCATTTGGAACAGTGGTTCAAACGGCTTGGGCTGCTGAGGCACTTTTACAATACGTGCAGCCAGATGACAAATCGATTTTAAAAGCCATCTCGTTTTTGATTCAACATCAGCATTCGAGTAAAGCTTTGCACTATCCAGTAGGCATTGGTCTTCCAAAGCAATTTTACATTACCTATCATAGCTATCCATTTGTTTTTCCAATGATGGCTTGTTCCACATTTTTAGAAGAAATGAGGCGTAAAAATGAATAAGGAAGAATATCGTATGCAGCTTAAAGATTGGCTTAGCTCCATTCAAGATGCAATTCAAGATGACAACATCCGTCAAAAAGCAGAACATTTATCGTTCATCATGAATGATGAGCATTCCAGTGAAGAAGAGTGGTACACATTGGCTGAAAGTATTGCAGAGGATATAATTCCACAAGATGCAATGCGAGATGTAGCAGTTGGCGGTCATCAATTACCCCCTCTCCCTTACCGGTATGATGCACTAGAACCGTTTATTTCAAAAGAAATTATGTATTTGCATCACCAGAAGCATCACCAATCATATGTTGATGGTCTGAACCAAGCTGAGCTTGCCTTAAAAAGAGCGAGAAGAACCAATGATTTTAAGATGATCAAGCATTGGGAACGGGAGCTTGCCTTCAATGGTGCGGGACACTATTTACATTGCATTTTTTGGTTTTCCATGAGTCCTTCAGGGAAGCGAAAGCCCACTGGGCAAATGCTTCGCCAGATTGAACAATCGTTTGAAAGCTATGATGCATTCAAAGCCCAATTTTCTGCTGCAGCTAAACAAGTAGAAGGTGTCGGCTGGGCGATTCTCGTTTGGGCGCCCAGATCTCAGCGATTAGAGATTTTACAAGCAGAACGCCACCAATTTTTATCACAATGGGATGTGATCCCTCTTCTCGCTCTTGACGTATGGGAACACGCCTACTATCTGCAATATCTGAATGAAAAAGCGGCCTATGTAGATCGTTGGTGGAATGTCGTTGACTGGCATGAGCCAGAAGCACGGCTTAAGCAAGCTCAGCAAGTGAAATGGACCCCTTTTTAACAACGCTACTCCATGTAGGCATCCGCTTATATGGAGTATTTATGGTTTACATAATATAATTATAAACAACTTGATAAAGAATGGGTTGTTTTTTCAGAAAATTCATTTAAAATAAAAAAGATATGTATAGAAAGAGAGATGAAGCAATATATGAAGATTCTTTTAAGTATTAGTCAGTTTGCAGGTAGAACGTTTGCGATTTGGGTCATTGTCTTTGCATTTCTTGGATTCGCCTTTCCTGCGGAATTCTCTAAAATTGGATCTTATATTCCTTTTTTACTCGGTATTATTATGTTTGGGATGGGGCTTACTTTATCTGCTGAAGATTTTAAAGAACTGTTTCGAAAACCTCTTTATGTTCTGATCGGGGTACTGACGCAGTACACACTCATGCCGCTTCTCGCCTTTTTGTTAGCTTACGGACTAAGACTCCCGTCCGAAATCGCAGTAGGAGTTGTTCTCGTAGGCTGTTGCCCAGGCGGTACAGCATCGAACGTTATGACTTTTTTGGCGAAAGGAAATACAGCTTTATCTGTAGCTGTCACTACCATATCAACATTACTTGCGCCGTTTTTAACCCCTGTTTTCATTTTAATTTTTGCAAAATCTTGGTTACCTGTATCGCCAGAAGCACTATTTTTATCAATTGTACAAGTTGTGCTCATTCCTATTGTCTTAGGGGTCATCGTTAAATTATTTTTCAAAAAACAAGTAACCTATGCGGTTCAAGCACTACCGCTTGTGTCTGTCGCCGGAATTGTTATGATCATTGCAGCGGTTGTCAGTGCAAATAAAGAGCAGATTCTTCAATCTGGTCTGCTAATATTGGCCGTTGTGATCTTACATAATGGACTTGGTCTTTTATTTGGTTATCTTATTGCAAAGTGGTGCAAAATGGATATCCCTTCTCGAAGAGCCATCTCGATTGAAGTAGGCATGCAAAACTCTGGACTTGGTGCAGCTCTAGCAACAGCACACTTCTCTCCACTTGCAGCCGTACCAAGTGCCATTTTTAGTGTGTGGCATAATTTATCCGGTTCCTGGCTTGCGACATATTGGTCAAAAAGAGGAAATGCTGAAAGTGAAAAGAAAAAAAGCTAGCCCTTTAATAGGTGCTAGCTTTTCAAATTGAAGATTATCCTTCAAGCAATAGCTGCTCTGGATCTTCAAGCAAGTTTTTAATCGTGACAAGGAATCCAACTGCTTCTTTTCCATCGACAATCCGGTGGTCGTAAGAAAGAGCTAAATACATCATCGGACGGTTCTCAAAACGTTCTTCATCAATTGCCACAGGTCGAAGCTGAATTTTGTGCATCCCTAAAATTCCAACTTGAGGGCTGTTTAAAATTGGTGTTGAAAGCAGTGAACCGAATGTTCCGCCGTTTGTGATCGTGAATGATCCACCTTGTAGCTCATTTAGAGACAATTTGTTATCTCGTGCTTTTTTCGCAAGATGACCAATTTCCTTTTCAATCCCTGCAAACGACAATCTGTCTGCATCACGGACAACCGGTACGACAAGTCCTTCGTTAGCAGCAACAGCGATGCCGATGTCATAGAATTTCTTCAAGACAAGCTCATCACCTTGAATTTCTGCGTTAAGCAGCGGATATTTCTTCAGTGCTGCTACAACTGCTTTTGTGAAGAAGGACATGAAACCAAGCTTTACATCATTTTGTTCAAGGAAGGCATCTTTACGGCGCTTTCTTAAGTCCATCACAGCTGTCATATCTACTTCATTAAATGTCGTCAGCATTGCAGCCGTTTGCTGAACCTCAACTAAACGTTTGGCAATCGTTTGTCTGCGGCGCGACATTCTCTCACGTTCAACTGGCTTTCCTGGTTGTTCATTTTGCACCGCAGCATTTGCTTTTGGCGCGGCTTTTGGTGCACTTGCAGGTGCTTCATTCTTTTGATAAGAAGCAACATCCTGCTTTCGTACCCTGCCCAGCGGATCTACGGTTGGAATTTCAGATAAGTCTAGCCCCTTCTCTCTCGCTAGTTTTCTAGCTGCAGGAGAAGCGATGGTTCTGCCATTACCAGATTTCGGCTCTTCTTTCACTGCTTCTTCTTTTTGAGCAGCAGCCGGTTCATCTTTCGGAGCTGGTGCAGACTCTTGCTCAGGTGCTGGAGCTGCGGTCTCGCTTCCGCCAGCTTCACCCGCTGCAATTGTTCCGATGACTTCTCCAACTTGTACAGTGTCACCAGAATCTTTCAGCACTTCTTTGAGTACACCAGATTCTTCGGCTGTCAGTTCGACATTGACTTTATCTGTTTCAAGCTCTAACAGGTATTCTCCCTGTTCCACATAATCGCCCGGCTGCTTGAGCCATTGAGCTATCGTTCCTTCCGAGATCGATTCCGCTAATTCAGGTACTTTAATTTCCGCCATTTTTCATTTCCCCCTTAGTTTTTGCGAGTCAAGCTATCAGATACAATTCGTTCTTGTTCTTTTTTATGCACAGTTGGATCGCCCTCAGCCGTACTTGAACGTCTTCTTCGGCCGATGTAACGTACTTTTACTTTTTCAGGCGCAATTTCACGTAAATATGGCTCAATGTATCCCCAAGCCCCCATATTTTGTGGCTCTTCTTGCGTCCATACGATTTCTTCTAAGTTTGTTAGTTTTGATAAAATCGCTTTAATATCTTTGGCTGGGAATGGATATAGTTGTTCCACTCTCGCAATGTGAAGCCAATCTTTCGGCTCTTCCATTTGAGTAAAACGATCACTAATATCAATGGATACCTTCCCGCTAGATAGCACAAGGCGCGATACTTTTTCATGATCATGCACAAGGCCTGGTTGTTCAAGAACTGGTTGGAACTGTCCATCCGTTAATTCCTGGACTTCAGACAATGAGTTCGGGTTACGAAGCAGACTCTTCGGTGTCATGATGACAAGCGGACGAATCTCTTCGCGAAGCAGCATCTTCGCCTGTCTTCTTAGAATGTGGAAGTATTGCGCTGCACTTGTGAGGTTCGCCACTGTCCAGTTATTCTCAGCAGCTGATTGCAGGAATCGCTCTGTTCTTCCACTTGAATGCTCAGGACCTTGTCCTTCATATCCATGAGGCAAGAGCATCACTAGACCTGATTTTTGTCCCCATTTTGCACGTCCAGCCGAAATAAATTGATCGAAATACACTTGAGCCGCATTTGCGAAGTCTCCAAATTGAGCCTCCCAAATGACTAACGTTTCAGGAGAATAGACATTATAACCATATTCAAACCCGATGACTGAGCCCTCTGACAGTGGACTATTATGAACAGTAAATGATGCGTTTGCATCACTTAGCTCATGAAGAGCAATAAATTCATTTCCAGTTTGACTGTCGTGAAGAACAAGGTTTCTTTGAGCAAAAGTACCGCGCTCTGAATCCTGTCCGGTCATTCGAATTGGCGTACCGTCTTTTAATATAGATGCAAATGCAAGTGCTTCTCCAAGTGACCATTCTACTTTACGGTCATCTGTAAACACTTTTGCCCGTTTTTCAAGGATCCGTTTAAGCTTACCAAATACTTGGAAATCGTCCGGCCAGCTGATCAATTCTTCATTCAGCTTACGTAATACATCAAATTCTACCGATGTATCCACTGCTGGGAAGCCATTTGATACTGGTTCTGGCAGTTCAATTTCTTGAATCGTATGCTCTTTCTTTGAAGGCACCTTTTGATAGGCTTCTTCTATTCTCGTCGCTACAGCCTGCTCGATTTCTTCACGCTGTTCTTTCGTTAGAAGACCTTCTGAGACAAGTTTATCTGCAAAGATATTCTTGACCGTTTTGTGCTTTCTGACGGCATCGTATAGCATCGGCTGAGTCGTAGAAGGCTCATCCATTTCGTTATGACCATATCTGCGGTAACCGATCAAGTCAATTAAGAAATCCTTCTTAAAGCGTTTGCGGTATTCCACAGCTAATTGAACAGCTGCTAAACATGCTTCTGGATCATCTGCATTGACGTGAACAATTGGAATCTCAAACCCTTTTGCAAGGTCACTTGCATATTTCGTTGAGCGAGATTCATTGCTTTCCGTCGTAAATCCGATCATATTGTTTGCAATGATATGGATCGTTCCACCCACTTGATAGCCTACAAGTTGACTTAAATTTAATGTTTCTGCCACAATTCCTTCTCCAGGAAATGCTGCATCACCATGAATTAAGATGGCTAATGCCTTTTCAACGTCTTGAGCTGGATATCCCTTTTGAGTACGCAATTCCTGAGCGGCACGTGTGCTACCTTCAATGATTGGATCAATGAATTCTAGGTGACTTGGGTTATTAGCAAGCGTGACTCTCGCACTCTTTGTATCTTCGTCTTTAATTTGACGATCCGCTCCTAGATGGTACTTTACATCACCAGTCCATCCGTAGCTGATGCCAATAGAGCCTTCTGATGGAACGAGCTCTTTATTCGGCGCATGCTGGAATTCCGAGAAAATAATCTCATATGGCTTTCCTAACACATGTGCTAATACATTTAAACGGCCTCTGTGTGCCATTCCAATGTTAATATTTGAAGTCCCTTGTGTAACAGACTCTGAAATAATTTCATCAAGTACTGGGACAAGTGCGTCTAAACCTTCTATCGAGAAGCGCTTTTGCCCAACAAATGTTTTATGAAGAAACTGTTCGAACTGCTCAACTTCTGTTAATCTCTTGAATACAGAAACTAGTTTATCGGCTGGTTTTTTCTTAAATAATTCACCAGACTCGATTGATTTTGAGAGCCAGTTCCGCTCTTCGAAATCATGTACGTGATCAAACTCAAATGAAATCGTACGCTTATACGTATTTCTCAAATGGTTAATGGCTTCTATGCCGTTTGAAATGTGTTTTGGTGCGTCAGGACTAATAATAGATATTGGAATATTCTTGACGTCTTCTTCTGTTAAGCCGTACTCCTTTAAAGGAAACAGCTCTTGTAATTCCTTTTCTTTGCGAAGAGGATTGACGGAAGCATTTAAATGGCCATACGTTCTGATGTCTTCTGCCAGTTTAACGACTGATGCTATCTTTTGGATTTGTTCAGAAGTAACTACGCTATTTTCTTTTTTCCCAATTTCCTCCTTCATTTCACTCGGTGGTGCACCAAGTTCATCAAATATGCCTCTTAGATCTTCATCAACACTAGTAGGATCCTGGACATACTGATCGTAGAGCTCGAGCACATAGCCGAGGTTCGGACCATGAAATTCTTCCCAACTCAACGGTTGTTTCACATCATTTTGAAACATTTTGAACACTACCCCCAACTTTGATCATCAAGTGATTGAACACTATCTCGATATAACTTCCAGAACACAATGACCAAATTTATGTAATAAAACGCTTCCAATAATATTCTACCACTGTTTCGGATTACTTTCTACATTCTTTGTTCAATTAAAGATAAAAAATTCACAGAAAAACAAAAAATTTAAATCATTCCGAAAAATATTTTGAGGGAAAGGGGCAAAACCTTATGCCCCAATGCTTTTATGCAGTAATTTCTTCAGTAACGGATATAAAACATCTGGCAATGTATCGACATCTGGTACAAAAATGCTGAACTTGCCATACATATCTTGAATCGTTTTCATCTGCGCTTCTTCGATCGGTGAATTGGATAAAAACACATTGATGACCTCAATGCCTTTTTTCCTCGCCTCAAGAACTGCTTCATGTGTATCGACGATCCCATTTTGTTCGTAGCTGAATGCAGCCGGTTCTCCATCAGAAAATACAATGAGAAACTTTTGCTCTTCTCTTCTTTTTAATATCATTTTTGTCATTTGGCGAATCGCATAGCCATCCCGATTATCCTCTTCCGGTTCAAGAGACATGATGGAAGGGCCTGCATCAAATAAAGAATCTTTGAACGACACGACTGTGTTAAAATAGTTCGGCTGACTTGTTTCTGATGCATCGTTTGTATCTTCCCAAAACCCCACAATTTGATGTGGGACTTGAACGGACTTTAAGGCTTCATGAAATAAAACAATGCCTTTTTTCGTCTCGTCCATCTTGTCAAACATGCTGGCAGAACAATCCACTAATAAAGTGAACACAGCATCAATCTCCGTAGAAGGTGCCTGTTTTTTATAGAAGAGACGCGGATTTGACTCTGTAAAATAACGAATGAGCTTTTTACTCAGTCGTCCTGCATGAAGATCCGTTTTTGGCCATGTTTTTTTATGTTCGAGCGTTTTTTGAATCATCTGTTTTAGCCGTTTCTGATAAGGCTCAATCTCCTTGGCATGCTGTTTGTATACGTCGATTTGCTCTGGCGCGGGAGGTTCTGGTGAAATCATGACTGGAAATGCATATTTGTTCTCTTTTCCATTCTCATGAGCATCCGCCCCGCTTTCTTCGCCTTCAGCCTCTTCCAGCGCCTCAAGCTTTGAATAATCTTTTCGATGAGTCTGCTTGGCAGAGCCTTGGACAGTGCCAAGTGCTTGATCTCCGTCATCGCCTTCTCTTGCTGCATCCTTCCCGAGATCACTTTTCCCGCCGTGCTCTAAATCAAATTGAAGGAAGCTTTTTGATGGGGCCTCTGTTTCCCGGTGCCACACTTCCATATACTCTTCGTGGATGTCTTCATCACCCTCTTTTTCCCGGTCGACTTTGATGTCCTCACTTAATTTAGGTTTCCTTTTCAAGTCATGAAATAGCGGTTCTTTTGCCGCTTTTTCATAATCCAATTCGGGGAAGAAAAAGTACGTATTCAGCATATCTTTATCAAGAAGCTCATCAAAACCTTCCATTAATTCTTTGACAATGACTGCGATATCTCCGGTTGAATGCGCTTCATAAACACGCTCGAGACTTGATTCAATAAACGGAATCATTGGGTTGATTTGCTCGTGAAGAGGCGGAATTTCTTCCAGCGGCGAATCTGCTGTCAGCTTCACATACATTGCACAATAAAGTGCATCTGTTAAAATGCTCCGCTCTTGGTTAATCGTTAATTGCGTCTTAAAATGACGCCGGTACAGTTCTCTTCTTCGTTTAAATACCTTTTTTGTTCCTGGACGTTCACGTTTAATCCGCTCTTCAATCCGGATATCTTCAAAGAGCATAAATAACTGTTTACACAAATCTGGAATGGATATTGTGTGAGCATAGCGAATGATTTCTTGAAAGACACTCAGATCACTATAAACGGTACCTACTGCTCGGAGGAATACATCACTTTTCAGCCCAGCTGTCATGTCTTCTTGTTTACGGTCATCCCAAAAATGACTGATGAAAATTTTCTTTTCAAAAGGATCATAGTAGGACTGCACGCCATATTCAAGCTCGACATCATCACTTTTCGCTAACGTTTTGGCTAAATCCGTTAATTCCATAAATAAAAATGAATCGATTCTGCTGTCATTAAATTTGATGAATTTCAAAGCTCAGAACCTCACTCGAATAATGTTTGGGCAATATTTCTTACCGCTGCTTTTTCCCGGTCATCTTCTAGCTTTTCCACAATCCCTCGTTCAACTGCCCGAAGCGGCGGGATGTATTGCGCAAGATCACATGTGTCTAGCAGTGCGCGAATGGATGCTGCTTCTTCACTTACCTGCCCGTTGTGCGCCTGTGTAATGAGGTCTGATGAGAGCTGCACGAATTGATCAATCAAGCGTTCATCCTTTAATACAGATTGAGATTGCAGTACATCCTTTAAGATGCCACCGCCGATATATGGAACGTCAATGACAACAAAACGGTTTTTTAACGCTTCATTTAGTGGGACTGTGCCGACATAGCCTTCATTGATGGCCGCAATTACGCCAAAGCCTTCATCTGCTCGAACGACCTCGCCTGTAAATGGATTGGTCATCATTTTTCTGTAGTCGAGTACACCGTTTAAAATAGGCAAGGTTTCGGGCTTCGCCATGTTGATTTCATCAATATATAAAAGATGGCCTTTTTTCATTGCTTTTGTTACAGGTCCTTCTATAAATTCAATAGAAGCAACTTGACCATCATTGTGAATGGTTTTATAGCCAATCAGGCTTTCTGCATCAAGATCAACTGAGCAGTTCACACTGTGCATCGGCTGCTGAAAGAAAGCAGATAAAGTTTCTGCTAGTTTTGTTTTACCTGAACCGGTCGGCCCTTTTAAAAGAACATTTTTGCCAAGTGCCAGTGCAATCATCGCATCTTGTATGATAGACGTGTCCTGTGATTCATAGCCGCCTGTTCCAATAAGCGGACGGAATTCTTCTTCTAGTCCTTTTGCTTTTGCTTCAATCATTGCTTGAATTTCTTCTGGGAGTGATTGTTCGTTAAACATGTATGATTAATTCCTCTCTTCGATCATTTTCCTCACCAAGTATACTAAAAAAACCTTTATGCACTCAATACATAAAGGCTAGACATCTGTTATTTTACCATTTCTTTTGTGATTGCTCCGCAGGCGATGCGTTTCCCTGAGTTTCCAGAAGGGTTGCTTAAGTAATCATCTGCTTCTGCATGAATGATAAAGCTGCGCCCATTTTGATCGATTAATTGGTTCATTCCTCCCTTTAACGTCACATCTGGTACATTCACGACAACGTCAATTTGTCCATATGCCCCAACCTCTAAATTAGGCATATCTCCAGCATGGTGGCCCTTTGGGTTATCAAAGCCATGCTCCCGGTGTGTGGGATTAAAGTGAGCCCCTGCCGTTTCAAAATCTGGCGTTTCACATCTTCCTGTTTCGTGAATATGGAAGCCATGAGGACCTGGCGGCAGATTTTTTGCTTTCACATGTAAATCCAGCCCATTTTCTGAGGAGTCTCTTACTTCGATACTTCCTATTTTTTGCCCGCTTTCATTAATGAGTGGCGTGGTAACCGGTGCTTGTTTAGGTGCTGCAACTTCAATGGTTTCTTCTGTCGTTTCTTTTTTCGGCGGTGCATGACATGCTGTTGTGACAAAAACCAGACACATCATGATCAACCACACTGACTTTTTCATATGATTGCCCCCTTTTGATATCAGTATGGACAACCTGATCAATAGGCAAACAAAAAAAGCCGAAAATCGGCTTTTTTAGAAGAAACGTTTTGCACCTAAATAGGCTTTTTTCCAGTATGGATTGCTCAAGTTCGAGATCCCCACACCGCTGTCACTTGCATGAAGGAAATCTCCTCCGCCAAGGTATAGTCCCATATGAGATGGACCCGCTTTGTACGTTGTGAAATAAACAAAATCGCCAACTTGAGGTGTGCTCACAGGTGTCATCATACTCCAATAGCCTGCTGTGCTTAATCTCGAGACAGATGAAACCTTGTTAATGAGATAGTAAACAAAGCCGCTACAGTCAAATCCAGATGGTGTATTGCCGCCCCATCTGTAAGGGATGCCTGTCAGCTTTTTCCCTTCTTGAATCATCGTCGTGATTTTTGCATTCATTGGCACATTGTTTTTGTCATTGTTGACTGGAGTTGTCGAGCCGTTAGACGTCGAACCATTTGACCCAGTTGAGCCTGAAGCTGCACCATTAATTTTGAGAACTTGTCCAATTCTAAGCACATCGCTTTTTAAGCTGTTAGCTGTACGGATGGATTGAACTTGCACTTTAAATTGATTCGCAATCTTCCATAAAGAATCACCTGATTTTACAGTATAAGATGTCGCTTTCCCGCTTGAAGACTGGTTACCGTTTGAAGGTGGATTGCTTGGTTTTGCAGGTGCTTTAGGCTGACTTGGTTTTGATGTAGCCGTCCCTTTTACTTTTAAGACTTGATTCGGATAAATCGTATCAGATTTGATCCCATTCAATGTTTTGATTTCACCAATCGACATATTGAGCGAATTGGCAATTTTCCAGAGAGAATCCCCTAATTTGACCTTGTATGTACTTGATGAAGATGAACTATTTGAGTTCGTTGTCTTATTGTTTGAGCTGGAATTTGAAGAGGAGTTTGATGACTGACTCCCGCTTGTCTTTGTGCTTCCAGATACTTTTAGCTTTTGTCCAGGACGAATTAAGTCACTGTTTAAGCTGTTGAGACTTTTTAAGCTTGCGACTGACATTTTATGATTGTTTGCAATGAGCCATAAAGAATCTCCAAGCTTTACAGTGTAGCTTGATGTCGTTGAAGCATTTGATTTCGTTGCTTTTGAACCAGTTGAAGTACTTGATTTTGTGCTTTTTGCGCCAGGAATTTTCAAGCTTTGTCCTGCAAAAATCATCGTCGTTTTTAGTTGATTAAGAGATTGAAGCTCCGAAATACTTGTATTGTACTGTTCGGCAATCTTCCAAAGTGAGTCACCGCTTTTCACCTTGATCGTCTGTGCTTCTGCCGGTGCAGCAAACACAGCTGAGCCAGCGATCGCTGAAACTGTGAGGCCGGTTACTACTTTTTTCTTCATAGATAAATCTCCGCCTTTCATGATTTCATTCAATAAGACATATGTACTAGTTTTAAGTTTAGCATTTAATGATTCTGCTTCTCTTGCACTATTTTATCTTTATTTCTATTATATTACTCGACATGTAGACGTTGGGCAATAACAAATAGGCTAAAGCAGTCAACTCAAAATGCTAAAACAAAGCCATATCGTTTGTATCGGCAGATTACTGTATTTATAAACATTTTTTAAGGAATTTTTAAGTTGACGTTTAGAAATTTGTCAAAACAAGCACGTTGCTAGTTTCATAGTTCTATTCTACATGACAAATTTTTCTGTATCAAATGACTTTTTACTTAATTGCCTGTTTTTTCTCCTCGAATGAAAAAAGCATTCTTCCGAATGAAGAATGCAGCGAGTGCTTTTTTATTTTTTGATTTCAGGCTCTTTTACAGTGAGCGGATAAAGGACGCCTTCTTTCGCAAATGACATTTTCCCTGTTTCCTCTGAAACGACGAGAACAAGTGCATCGGTCATGCCAGAGAGTCCAATCGCAGCTCTGTGTCTTGTCCC harbors:
- a CDS encoding superoxide dismutase; protein product: MNKEEYRMQLKDWLSSIQDAIQDDNIRQKAEHLSFIMNDEHSSEEEWYTLAESIAEDIIPQDAMRDVAVGGHQLPPLPYRYDALEPFISKEIMYLHHQKHHQSYVDGLNQAELALKRARRTNDFKMIKHWERELAFNGAGHYLHCIFWFSMSPSGKRKPTGQMLRQIEQSFESYDAFKAQFSAAAKQVEGVGWAILVWAPRSQRLEILQAERHQFLSQWDVIPLLALDVWEHAYYLQYLNEKAAYVDRWWNVVDWHEPEARLKQAQQVKWTPF
- a CDS encoding bile acid:sodium symporter family protein, translated to MKILLSISQFAGRTFAIWVIVFAFLGFAFPAEFSKIGSYIPFLLGIIMFGMGLTLSAEDFKELFRKPLYVLIGVLTQYTLMPLLAFLLAYGLRLPSEIAVGVVLVGCCPGGTASNVMTFLAKGNTALSVAVTTISTLLAPFLTPVFILIFAKSWLPVSPEALFLSIVQVVLIPIVLGVIVKLFFKKQVTYAVQALPLVSVAGIVMIIAAVVSANKEQILQSGLLILAVVILHNGLGLLFGYLIAKWCKMDIPSRRAISIEVGMQNSGLGAALATAHFSPLAAVPSAIFSVWHNLSGSWLATYWSKRGNAESEKKKS
- the odhB gene encoding 2-oxoglutarate dehydrogenase complex dihydrolipoyllysine-residue succinyltransferase, which encodes MAEIKVPELAESISEGTIAQWLKQPGDYVEQGEYLLELETDKVNVELTAEESGVLKEVLKDSGDTVQVGEVIGTIAAGEAGGSETAAPAPEQESAPAPKDEPAAAQKEEAVKEEPKSGNGRTIASPAARKLAREKGLDLSEIPTVDPLGRVRKQDVASYQKNEAPASAPKAAPKANAAVQNEQPGKPVERERMSRRRQTIAKRLVEVQQTAAMLTTFNEVDMTAVMDLRKRRKDAFLEQNDVKLGFMSFFTKAVVAALKKYPLLNAEIQGDELVLKKFYDIGIAVAANEGLVVPVVRDADRLSFAGIEKEIGHLAKKARDNKLSLNELQGGSFTITNGGTFGSLLSTPILNSPQVGILGMHKIQLRPVAIDEERFENRPMMYLALSYDHRIVDGKEAVGFLVTIKNLLEDPEQLLLEG
- the sucA gene encoding 2-oxoglutarate dehydrogenase E1 component, with the protein product MFQNDVKQPLSWEEFHGPNLGYVLELYDQYVQDPTSVDEDLRGIFDELGAPPSEMKEEIGKKENSVVTSEQIQKIASVVKLAEDIRTYGHLNASVNPLRKEKELQELFPLKEYGLTEEDVKNIPISIISPDAPKHISNGIEAINHLRNTYKRTISFEFDHVHDFEERNWLSKSIESGELFKKKPADKLVSVFKRLTEVEQFEQFLHKTFVGQKRFSIEGLDALVPVLDEIISESVTQGTSNINIGMAHRGRLNVLAHVLGKPYEIIFSEFQHAPNKELVPSEGSIGISYGWTGDVKYHLGADRQIKDEDTKSARVTLANNPSHLEFIDPIIEGSTRAAQELRTQKGYPAQDVEKALAILIHGDAAFPGEGIVAETLNLSQLVGYQVGGTIHIIANNMIGFTTESNESRSTKYASDLAKGFEIPIVHVNADDPEACLAAVQLAVEYRKRFKKDFLIDLIGYRRYGHNEMDEPSTTQPMLYDAVRKHKTVKNIFADKLVSEGLLTKEQREEIEQAVATRIEEAYQKVPSKKEHTIQEIELPEPVSNGFPAVDTSVEFDVLRKLNEELISWPDDFQVFGKLKRILEKRAKVFTDDRKVEWSLGEALAFASILKDGTPIRMTGQDSERGTFAQRNLVLHDSQTGNEFIALHELSDANASFTVHNSPLSEGSVIGFEYGYNVYSPETLVIWEAQFGDFANAAQVYFDQFISAGRAKWGQKSGLVMLLPHGYEGQGPEHSSGRTERFLQSAAENNWTVANLTSAAQYFHILRRQAKMLLREEIRPLVIMTPKSLLRNPNSLSEVQELTDGQFQPVLEQPGLVHDHEKVSRLVLSSGKVSIDISDRFTQMEEPKDWLHIARVEQLYPFPAKDIKAILSKLTNLEEIVWTQEEPQNMGAWGYIEPYLREIAPEKVKVRYIGRRRRSSTAEGDPTVHKKEQERIVSDSLTRKN
- a CDS encoding vWA domain-containing protein, giving the protein MKFIKFNDSRIDSFLFMELTDLAKTLAKSDDVELEYGVQSYYDPFEKKIFISHFWDDRKQEDMTAGLKSDVFLRAVGTVYSDLSVFQEIIRYAHTISIPDLCKQLFMLFEDIRIEERIKRERPGTKKVFKRRRELYRRHFKTQLTINQERSILTDALYCAMYVKLTADSPLEEIPPLHEQINPMIPFIESSLERVYEAHSTGDIAVIVKELMEGFDELLDKDMLNTYFFFPELDYEKAAKEPLFHDLKRKPKLSEDIKVDREKEGDEDIHEEYMEVWHRETEAPSKSFLQFDLEHGGKSDLGKDAAREGDDGDQALGTVQGSAKQTHRKDYSKLEALEEAEGEESGADAHENGKENKYAFPVMISPEPPAPEQIDVYKQHAKEIEPYQKRLKQMIQKTLEHKKTWPKTDLHAGRLSKKLIRYFTESNPRLFYKKQAPSTEIDAVFTLLVDCSASMFDKMDETKKGIVLFHEALKSVQVPHQIVGFWEDTNDASETSQPNYFNTVVSFKDSLFDAGPSIMSLEPEEDNRDGYAIRQMTKMILKRREEQKFLIVFSDGEPAAFSYEQNGIVDTHEAVLEARKKGIEVINVFLSNSPIEEAQMKTIQDMYGKFSIFVPDVDTLPDVLYPLLKKLLHKSIGA
- a CDS encoding ATP-binding protein, yielding MFNEQSLPEEIQAMIEAKAKGLEEEFRPLIGTGGYESQDTSIIQDAMIALALGKNVLLKGPTGSGKTKLAETLSAFFQQPMHSVNCSVDLDAESLIGYKTIHNDGQVASIEFIEGPVTKAMKKGHLLYIDEINMAKPETLPILNGVLDYRKMMTNPFTGEVVRADEGFGVIAAINEGYVGTVPLNEALKNRFVVIDVPYIGGGILKDVLQSQSVLKDERLIDQFVQLSSDLITQAHNGQVSEEAASIRALLDTCDLAQYIPPLRAVERGIVEKLEDDREKAAVRNIAQTLFE
- a CDS encoding superoxide dismutase family protein; its protein translation is MKKSVWLIMMCLVFVTTACHAPPKKETTEETIEVAAPKQAPVTTPLINESGQKIGSIEVRDSSENGLDLHVKAKNLPPGPHGFHIHETGRCETPDFETAGAHFNPTHREHGFDNPKGHHAGDMPNLEVGAYGQIDVVVNVPDVTLKGGMNQLIDQNGRSFIIHAEADDYLSNPSGNSGKRIACGAITKEMVK